One stretch of Xanthomonas sp. DAR 35659 DNA includes these proteins:
- a CDS encoding FUSC family protein: protein MSAPQSNAAAAEAAPGLRTLLADALRGEGEAWLFVLRTLLSIYLAGWIALRLDLASPMTAMITVMVVMHRQTGMVFAKAFYRVLGTLIGSVAALTMVALFPQEPVLFVLALAIWIGLCTGGALLYRNFKAYAFVLSGYTVALIALPAVNQPQNVFTLVTARVTEVLLGLLVTGVISDVVFPSRLRQTLRDTVRRAYDGFLDFVRDATGGQLPRTAMEQAHLRFVRDAVEIEDLRSSVVFEDPEARVRSGRLRLLNQRFMAVSTSFQSLHHYINRLLRQAEGDAADALIGLYRPLKAALSERGGRDRTAETARKLAECRDALAARAAAARDALPRAQHEDFDTGVSLLRRFFGELHDYVAAQAALVAPQQWRTPQADTAVFLRGNDYATAALTALRAALLVVAMCWLWIHAGWISGATAVFQAVALSAILSSSANAPAAARSLFKGFVFGIALGLVCQLLVLPQMDGYGLFVAGTAPFLLLTVYLASKPALFGFATGANLAFISILAVQPTPSVNAAATFNSVVPLLLGTLAVSVTFVFVPPVIGTRWHRRRLLEQLRRQATLAAQAPLPGLHARLESVNRDLFQQIVAHTPPGSDELRALLGWALSVHDTGRTLIELRRDARDGDLPPALVAAVDAAVQALAALYQAPAPDRHRLALQRIDAALAASRIEDQVPLRWKRTREHLHLLRGALLDADSVLAALAAEPVPTPPGAADVAAR, encoded by the coding sequence ATGAGCGCGCCGCAGTCCAACGCCGCCGCAGCCGAGGCGGCGCCCGGCCTGCGCACCCTGCTGGCCGACGCCTTGCGCGGCGAGGGCGAGGCCTGGCTGTTCGTGCTGCGCACGCTGCTGTCGATCTATCTCGCCGGCTGGATCGCGCTGCGCCTGGATCTGGCCTCGCCGATGACGGCGATGATCACGGTGATGGTGGTGATGCACCGGCAGACCGGCATGGTGTTCGCCAAGGCCTTCTACCGCGTGCTGGGCACGCTGATCGGCAGCGTCGCCGCGTTGACGATGGTCGCGCTGTTCCCGCAGGAGCCGGTGCTGTTCGTGCTGGCGCTGGCGATCTGGATCGGCCTGTGCACCGGTGGCGCGCTGCTGTACCGCAACTTCAAGGCCTACGCGTTCGTGCTGTCCGGCTACACCGTGGCGCTGATCGCGCTGCCGGCGGTGAACCAGCCGCAGAACGTGTTCACGCTGGTCACCGCGCGCGTCACCGAGGTGCTGCTCGGCCTGCTGGTGACCGGCGTGATCAGCGACGTGGTGTTCCCCAGTCGGCTGCGCCAGACCCTACGCGACACCGTGCGCCGCGCCTACGACGGCTTCCTGGATTTCGTCCGCGACGCCACCGGCGGCCAGTTGCCGCGCACGGCGATGGAGCAGGCGCACCTGCGCTTCGTGCGCGATGCGGTGGAGATCGAGGACCTGCGCAGTTCGGTGGTGTTCGAGGACCCGGAAGCGCGCGTGCGCAGCGGCCGCCTGCGCCTGCTCAACCAGCGCTTCATGGCCGTGTCCACCAGCTTCCAGTCGCTGCACCACTACATCAACCGCCTGCTGCGCCAGGCCGAGGGCGATGCCGCCGACGCGTTGATCGGCTTGTACCGCCCGCTGAAGGCGGCGCTGAGCGAACGCGGCGGGCGCGACCGCACCGCCGAGACCGCGCGCAAGCTGGCCGAGTGCCGCGACGCATTGGCGGCGCGCGCCGCCGCCGCGCGCGACGCGCTACCGCGCGCGCAGCACGAGGATTTCGACACGGGCGTGTCGCTGCTGCGGCGTTTCTTCGGCGAACTGCACGACTACGTCGCCGCGCAGGCCGCGCTGGTCGCCCCGCAGCAATGGCGCACGCCGCAGGCCGATACCGCGGTGTTCCTGCGCGGCAACGACTATGCGACCGCGGCGCTGACCGCGCTGCGCGCCGCGCTGCTGGTGGTGGCGATGTGCTGGCTGTGGATCCATGCCGGCTGGATCAGCGGCGCCACCGCGGTGTTCCAGGCGGTGGCGCTGAGCGCGATCCTGTCCTCCAGCGCCAATGCGCCGGCGGCGGCGCGCTCGCTGTTCAAGGGCTTCGTGTTCGGCATCGCGTTGGGCCTGGTCTGCCAGTTGCTGGTGCTGCCGCAGATGGACGGCTACGGCCTGTTCGTCGCCGGCACCGCGCCGTTCCTGCTGCTGACCGTGTACCTGGCGTCCAAGCCGGCCCTGTTCGGCTTCGCCACCGGCGCCAACCTCGCCTTCATCTCGATCCTGGCGGTGCAGCCCACCCCGAGCGTCAACGCCGCCGCCACCTTCAACAGCGTGGTGCCGCTGTTGCTGGGCACGCTCGCGGTCAGCGTGACGTTCGTGTTCGTCCCGCCGGTGATCGGCACGCGCTGGCATCGCCGGCGCCTGCTGGAGCAATTGCGGCGCCAGGCCACGCTCGCCGCGCAGGCACCGCTGCCGGGACTGCACGCGCGCCTGGAAAGCGTCAATCGCGACCTGTTCCAGCAGATCGTCGCGCATACCCCGCCGGGCAGCGACGAACTGCGCGCGTTGCTCGGGTGGGCGCTGTCGGTGCACGACACCGGGCGCACGCTGATCGAGCTGCGCCGCGACGCGCGCGACGGCGACCTGCCGCCCGCGCTGGTGGCCGCGGTGGACGCGGCCGTGCAGGCGCTGGCCGCGCTGTACCAGGCACCCGCGCCGGACCGGCATCGCCTGGCCCTGCAGCGCATCGACGCGGCACTGGCGGCGAGCCGGATCGAGGACCAGGTGCCGCTGCGCTGGAAACGCACCCGCGAACACCTGCATCTGCTGCGCGGCGCGCTGCTCGACGCCGATTCCGTGCTGGCCGCGCTGGCGGCCGAACCCGTCCCCACCCCGCCAGGAGCCGCCGATGTCGCTGCCCGCTGA
- a CDS encoding DUF1656 domain-containing protein → MSLPAEVSIAGVYVPGLLVLAVLLLIAAWAVDTLAGRSGLYHHAWHPPLFRLALYVGAFAGAGLLLLP, encoded by the coding sequence ATGTCGCTGCCCGCTGAAGTCTCCATCGCCGGCGTGTACGTGCCCGGCCTGCTGGTCCTGGCCGTGCTGCTGCTGATCGCCGCCTGGGCGGTCGATACGCTCGCCGGCCGCAGCGGCCTCTACCACCATGCCTGGCATCCGCCGTTGTTCCGTCTGGCCCTGTACGTCGGCGCATTCGCCGGCGCCGGCCTGCTCCTCCTGCCGTGA
- a CDS encoding biotin/lipoyl-binding protein codes for MKTAPLIRFALTATVVLIAALLAHALWRHYMFSPWTRDGRVRAEVVRIAPDVSGLVDAVAVRDNQHVKRGDVLFSVDRRRFELALERARADLAAAQAQARAAGASISAAAASQAASEAEFQMRRAQAERRARAASVLSAETRSDAEATARSAQADVHRTAALRGQASAAQAQALAAVQQAQAAVDLAELDLQRTQVRATADGYVTNLEVRVGDYAQAGGARLALVRDDAMWIYGYFEETKLPQVHVGDRADIRLMSGGVTLHGRVEGIARGIADSDNPTGASLLADVNPTFNWIRLAQRVPVRVRIDPASVPSGTILAAGMTATVTLHGKS; via the coding sequence ATGAAGACCGCCCCCCTGATCCGTTTCGCCCTCACCGCCACGGTGGTGCTGATCGCCGCCCTGCTCGCCCATGCCCTGTGGCGGCACTACATGTTCTCGCCATGGACCCGCGACGGCCGGGTGCGCGCCGAGGTGGTCCGCATCGCCCCGGACGTGTCCGGTCTGGTCGATGCGGTGGCGGTGCGCGACAACCAGCATGTCAAGCGCGGCGACGTGTTGTTCAGCGTCGATCGGCGGCGCTTCGAACTGGCGCTGGAGCGCGCCCGCGCCGATCTGGCCGCCGCTCAGGCACAGGCGCGCGCGGCCGGCGCCAGCATTTCCGCCGCGGCCGCCAGCCAGGCTGCGAGCGAGGCCGAATTCCAGATGCGCCGCGCGCAGGCCGAACGCCGCGCCCGCGCCGCGTCGGTGCTCTCGGCCGAAACGCGCTCCGATGCCGAGGCCACCGCGCGCTCGGCGCAGGCCGACGTGCACCGCACCGCCGCCCTGCGCGGCCAGGCCAGCGCCGCGCAGGCGCAGGCGCTGGCCGCGGTGCAGCAGGCGCAGGCCGCGGTGGACCTGGCCGAACTGGACCTGCAACGCACCCAGGTCCGCGCCACCGCCGACGGCTACGTGACCAATCTGGAGGTGCGCGTCGGCGACTACGCCCAGGCCGGCGGCGCGCGGCTGGCGCTGGTGCGCGACGATGCGATGTGGATCTACGGCTACTTCGAGGAAACCAAGCTGCCGCAGGTGCACGTCGGCGATCGTGCCGATATCCGCCTGATGAGCGGCGGGGTGACGCTGCACGGCCGGGTCGAAGGCATCGCCCGCGGCATCGCCGACAGCGACAATCCCACCGGCGCCTCGCTGCTCGCCGACGTCAACCCCACCTTCAACTGGATCCGCCTGGCGCAGCGGGTACCGGTGCGGGTGCGCATCGACCCGGCCAGCGTGCCGTCGGGCACGATCCTGGCGGCCGGCATGACGGCGACGGTCACGTTGCATGGGAAGTCGTGA